The Halomonas sp. KG2 genome contains a region encoding:
- the xdhB gene encoding xanthine dehydrogenase molybdopterin binding subunit, with protein sequence MRTLTKLDGDSSRARRELHDHIQGSGPLARHTVDSHGQRQAGTASFHESAEKHVTGKAAYIDDLQAPADALHVALGLSPVAHGTLTALDLEAVKQAPGVVDVITFHDVPGHTDIGPVFPGDPIFVDQEISYAGQCIFAVAATSLQAARRAVRLAKLSIDEQPASLDPVAAAERNDVVRPTHIQERGDWQAELRQAEQTVEGELFIGGQEHFYLEGQACLVLPTEDEGVIVHTSNQHPSETQKLVAEVLGIPFHAVTVEVRRMGGGFGGKETQASPWACMAAIIARRTGKATRIRLPRSDDMRATGKRHPFHNRYRLAINRQGIIQGGDITVIGDCGYSPDLSDAIVDRAMFHADNAYSLGNARVTGHRAKTHTASNTAFRGFGGPQGMMIIEAAMDDIARQVGEDPLTIRKRNFYRDGRDVTHYGQPVDQKQLLHTLIDTLESSSDYWARRAAIKAFNSNSPIIKKGLALTPVKFGISFTAQHLNQAGALLHVYTDGSIMINHGGTEMGQGLHTKICQVVARELGLDLDSVRISATRTDKVPNTSPTAASSGADLNGMAARDAASKLRERLFDFAAMHFEGGLDREGMRLEDGMLIAGINESERRIPWGELVQTAYLNRISLSEKGFYATPLIHYNRATGQGRPFYYYAFGAAVAEVSVDTLSGEYLVNRVDVLHDVGNSLNPAIDIGQVEGGFIQGMGWLTSEELKWSDKGVLVSDGPATYKIPTFGDLPAIFNVELLEGHPNSMASLYRSKAVGEPPFMLGICVWSALRDALSSLTNYQQSPHLDTPATPERVMLAANAIREKAL encoded by the coding sequence ATGCGTACGCTCACTAAACTTGATGGCGACAGCAGCCGAGCTCGTCGAGAATTACATGACCATATCCAAGGGTCAGGCCCGCTTGCCCGCCATACTGTCGATAGCCACGGTCAGCGCCAAGCAGGCACCGCTAGCTTCCATGAAAGCGCTGAAAAACACGTTACCGGCAAGGCCGCCTACATTGATGACCTCCAAGCACCGGCAGATGCCCTGCATGTAGCTCTGGGACTTTCTCCTGTTGCACACGGCACCCTGACCGCGCTTGATCTCGAAGCAGTTAAACAAGCCCCTGGGGTTGTCGATGTCATCACTTTTCACGATGTGCCCGGTCATACGGATATCGGCCCTGTCTTTCCAGGCGACCCCATTTTTGTTGATCAAGAAATTAGTTACGCAGGCCAGTGTATTTTCGCCGTTGCCGCTACCTCGCTTCAGGCTGCTCGCCGAGCGGTAAGGCTGGCCAAGTTAAGTATTGATGAACAACCAGCGAGCCTCGACCCTGTTGCTGCTGCCGAACGCAATGATGTGGTTCGCCCTACACATATTCAGGAGCGGGGCGATTGGCAAGCGGAACTGCGCCAAGCCGAGCAAACGGTTGAGGGCGAGCTTTTCATCGGCGGACAGGAACATTTTTACCTGGAGGGACAAGCGTGCCTGGTTCTGCCCACTGAAGATGAAGGGGTCATTGTCCATACCTCTAACCAGCACCCTAGTGAGACCCAAAAACTTGTCGCTGAAGTACTGGGCATTCCCTTTCACGCTGTCACCGTTGAAGTACGCCGAATGGGCGGCGGTTTTGGAGGCAAAGAAACTCAAGCATCTCCTTGGGCTTGCATGGCAGCCATTATTGCCCGCAGAACCGGAAAAGCCACACGTATACGTCTACCACGAAGTGATGATATGCGCGCGACCGGTAAGCGGCACCCTTTTCATAATCGTTACCGACTAGCCATTAATCGGCAAGGCATCATCCAGGGGGGAGACATAACAGTTATTGGTGACTGCGGATACTCACCTGACCTTTCGGACGCCATCGTTGACCGGGCAATGTTCCATGCCGACAACGCTTACTCATTAGGCAATGCTCGCGTCACCGGTCATCGAGCTAAGACCCATACCGCTTCTAACACGGCTTTTCGGGGTTTCGGCGGCCCTCAGGGCATGATGATTATCGAAGCTGCAATGGATGACATCGCGCGCCAAGTCGGTGAAGACCCTCTCACCATACGCAAACGAAACTTCTATCGCGATGGGCGAGACGTCACCCACTACGGACAGCCAGTGGATCAAAAGCAGTTACTCCATACGCTGATTGATACATTGGAAAGCAGTAGTGATTACTGGGCGCGCCGTGCGGCTATTAAGGCATTTAATAGCAACAGCCCCATTATTAAAAAAGGGCTCGCGCTGACGCCAGTGAAGTTTGGCATCTCATTTACCGCCCAGCACCTCAATCAGGCCGGTGCGCTGCTGCATGTGTATACCGATGGCAGCATCATGATCAATCACGGCGGCACCGAAATGGGCCAAGGACTGCACACCAAGATTTGCCAAGTAGTGGCTCGCGAGCTTGGCTTGGACTTAGATAGCGTGCGGATTAGTGCAACTCGCACGGATAAAGTACCCAATACATCCCCTACGGCGGCTTCAAGCGGTGCCGACCTCAATGGCATGGCGGCGCGAGATGCCGCCAGTAAATTGCGCGAAAGGTTGTTCGACTTTGCCGCGATGCATTTTGAAGGTGGCTTAGACCGAGAAGGCATGCGCCTGGAAGATGGCATGCTGATTGCGGGGATTAATGAGAGCGAGCGTCGCATCCCTTGGGGGGAGCTTGTTCAAACGGCCTACCTCAATCGCATCTCGCTTTCAGAAAAAGGCTTTTATGCGACACCATTGATTCATTACAACCGTGCAACGGGCCAAGGCCGCCCTTTTTATTATTACGCGTTTGGAGCAGCTGTTGCCGAAGTAAGTGTTGACACACTGAGCGGCGAATATCTAGTCAACCGCGTTGACGTGCTGCATGACGTTGGTAATTCGCTAAACCCTGCCATTGATATCGGCCAAGTAGAAGGTGGCTTTATCCAGGGAATGGGCTGGCTAACCAGTGAAGAGCTTAAATGGAGCGATAAAGGCGTGCTGGTTAGCGACGGGCCTGCGACCTATAAAATACCCACGTTTGGTGATCTTCCCGCTATTTTTAACGTTGAACTATTGGAAGGCCACCCAAACTCCATGGCAAGCCTATATCGTTCTAAAGCCGTTGGTGAGCCACCGTTTATGCTTGGTATCTGTGTTTGGTCTGCACTACGTGATGCGCTTTCGAGCTTAACCAATTACCAGCAGTCTCCCCATCTCGACACTCCCGCAACCCCTGAGCGAGTGATGCTGGCTGCAAACGCAATTAGAGAAAAAGCGCTATGA
- the xdhA gene encoding xanthine dehydrogenase small subunit, with the protein MATIEFLLNGTPKQCHVPPDTSILTLLRDHLGITGTKEGCASGDCGACTVAINNPSDTQSRFLSVNACITPAHQLHGQHVITVEGLATEGNLHPAQRAMIECHGSQCGFCTPGIVMSLFTLHANQQQRPSPLTPETLEATLGGNLCRCTGYRPIRDAALSMQDFSWEAPLWFDASQPASHPLHVPESIAKSEPLFVQPTTLAELADARYRYPDARLVAGATDLWLESTQRLTALNQLIDITRVAELRQIEEATFQAQPGWWIGAGVTYTQLEPLLNSHFPAFAHLLHRLGSQQVRNRGTLGGNIANASPIGDTPPVLLALNAWVELTSHVGTRQLLLNDFFIDYKKTALAADEVISRIFIPQLAESATLRVWKLSKRREDDITAVLGAFCYRVNQGVMEDVRIAFGGMAATPKRASQTEAALEGQPVSKASFQAAQQALAEEFQPMSDVRGSQYYREQAALNLLERLYLSLSSPNQEVMLHAYAH; encoded by the coding sequence ATGGCTACGATTGAGTTCCTGCTCAACGGCACCCCCAAGCAGTGTCATGTACCCCCTGACACCAGCATTCTAACGCTGTTGCGTGATCATTTGGGCATCACTGGTACAAAAGAGGGCTGCGCATCGGGTGATTGTGGCGCTTGTACAGTCGCAATCAATAATCCAAGCGACACACAAAGCCGCTTTTTAAGCGTCAACGCGTGTATTACCCCGGCTCATCAACTTCACGGTCAGCACGTCATTACCGTCGAAGGGCTTGCGACTGAAGGCAACTTGCACCCAGCTCAACGCGCAATGATCGAGTGCCATGGCAGCCAGTGCGGATTTTGCACACCAGGAATTGTCATGTCTTTGTTTACACTGCATGCCAATCAGCAACAGCGCCCCTCGCCTCTTACACCAGAAACACTTGAAGCCACATTAGGTGGAAATTTATGCCGCTGCACGGGATACCGACCTATTCGTGACGCCGCATTGAGTATGCAAGATTTCTCTTGGGAAGCACCTCTGTGGTTCGATGCGTCTCAGCCAGCCAGTCACCCGCTTCATGTGCCGGAGTCAATCGCAAAGAGTGAACCACTGTTCGTACAGCCAACCACCTTGGCTGAGTTGGCCGACGCAAGATATCGCTATCCTGATGCACGCCTTGTAGCTGGCGCAACAGATCTATGGCTGGAAAGCACTCAGCGCCTTACCGCATTGAACCAGCTTATTGATATCACTCGCGTGGCTGAATTGCGCCAAATTGAAGAGGCGACATTCCAAGCTCAACCAGGTTGGTGGATAGGCGCTGGGGTAACATACACGCAGCTTGAGCCGTTATTAAACAGTCACTTTCCTGCGTTTGCACACCTCCTTCACAGGCTTGGCTCCCAACAAGTTCGTAACCGGGGAACGCTCGGCGGCAACATCGCCAACGCTTCGCCAATTGGAGATACGCCACCTGTACTACTGGCGCTCAATGCCTGGGTAGAACTTACCAGCCATGTCGGTACTCGCCAGCTGTTGCTAAATGATTTTTTTATCGACTATAAAAAAACAGCGCTGGCTGCTGATGAAGTCATCAGTCGTATTTTTATACCTCAACTGGCTGAATCAGCCACACTAAGGGTTTGGAAGCTTTCTAAACGACGCGAGGATGACATAACGGCGGTATTAGGTGCGTTTTGCTACCGTGTTAATCAGGGTGTGATGGAGGATGTTCGCATTGCCTTTGGCGGTATGGCTGCCACTCCCAAGCGAGCGAGTCAAACAGAAGCTGCGCTAGAGGGCCAGCCCGTTTCCAAAGCTAGCTTTCAAGCAGCCCAGCAAGCCCTTGCTGAAGAGTTTCAGCCAATGAGCGATGTACGGGGCAGCCAATACTACCGAGAACAAGCCGCACTCAACCTATTAGAACGCCTCTACTTATCGCTTTCGTCACCCAACCAGGAGGTGATGCTCCATGCGTACGCTCACTAA
- the guaD gene encoding guanine deaminase yields the protein MNSSIDTLIRAEIVSFARDPGNDDLPQPGSLEHYGDGLLWLKGSHIQAVGHYGDLADQLPSDAHVIDYRGKLIMPGFIDTHVHYVQLDIMASYGRQLLDWLNDYTFPEECRFANHAHAEALSNAFLDEMLRAGTTTAQVFGSSHPGSVDAFFTACQKRQLRMLVGKVLMDRNAPDALMDGVSGIADTERLIQDWHGNGRLGYSVTPRFAPTSTKMQMDAAGALLRNDSSLWLQTHLAENSGELDWVAELFPGSRDYLAVYEEAGLVGPRSTFAHGIHLDNDMRKRLADRGANIAFCPSSNLFLGSGLFDREAAKQTGMAFTYASDIGAGTDLSGFGTLKAAYQVGQLGGQPLTAWQGFYGLTHGNAKALSLDTHIGQLAPSYEADFVVIDPHATSLLKRRIQHSKTLGERLFALMMLADDRAIYETWSNGQCQHQRD from the coding sequence ATGAATTCTTCAATCGATACGCTCATCCGCGCTGAAATTGTCAGCTTTGCACGCGATCCAGGTAATGATGACCTACCTCAGCCAGGTAGCCTAGAGCATTATGGCGACGGGCTACTGTGGCTAAAAGGCAGCCATATTCAGGCTGTCGGCCACTATGGTGATCTCGCTGATCAACTGCCAAGTGACGCCCATGTTATTGATTATCGCGGCAAGTTGATTATGCCCGGTTTTATCGATACTCACGTTCACTATGTTCAGCTAGACATCATGGCTTCCTACGGCCGACAGCTACTTGATTGGCTAAATGATTATACGTTTCCTGAAGAGTGCCGTTTTGCCAATCATGCGCATGCAGAAGCGCTATCGAACGCTTTTCTAGATGAAATGCTTCGCGCGGGAACGACAACAGCCCAAGTATTCGGCTCAAGCCATCCTGGCTCAGTGGATGCGTTCTTCACCGCCTGCCAAAAACGTCAGCTACGTATGCTGGTCGGCAAAGTATTAATGGATCGCAACGCACCTGACGCCCTAATGGATGGCGTATCAGGGATTGCAGACACTGAGCGTCTTATTCAAGACTGGCATGGCAATGGCCGACTAGGTTATAGCGTCACACCACGCTTTGCGCCCACCTCTACCAAAATGCAAATGGATGCTGCCGGCGCCCTCTTGCGTAATGACTCTAGCCTTTGGCTGCAAACTCACTTGGCTGAAAACAGTGGGGAATTAGACTGGGTAGCCGAATTATTTCCTGGTAGCCGCGACTACTTAGCCGTTTACGAAGAAGCGGGGTTAGTCGGCCCTCGCAGTACCTTCGCGCACGGCATTCATCTGGATAACGATATGCGTAAACGCTTGGCGGATCGAGGCGCCAATATTGCCTTTTGTCCAAGCTCCAATCTTTTCCTAGGCAGCGGATTATTTGACCGAGAAGCAGCTAAACAGACCGGCATGGCATTTACCTATGCTAGCGATATCGGCGCAGGCACCGATTTATCAGGATTTGGAACGCTTAAGGCAGCCTACCAAGTGGGCCAATTAGGGGGACAGCCTCTCACCGCATGGCAAGGTTTTTACGGTTTAACCCATGGCAATGCAAAAGCGCTTTCACTAGATACCCATATCGGCCAGCTTGCCCCTTCGTACGAGGCTGATTTTGTAGTCATTGATCCTCATGCGACATCACTGTTGAAGCGCCGTATCCAACACAGCAAAACACTCGGCGAGCGTTTATTTGCGCTGATGATGCTCGCTGATGATCGCGCTATCTATGAAACTTGGTCAAATGGACAGTGCCAACACCAACGGGATTAA
- the coxB gene encoding cytochrome c oxidase subunit II, with translation MHLSWQWLLTITSAFSITQAHANGWNMPVGVTDISQDIFGLHMAIFWVCVVIGVIVFGVMFYSLFKYRHSKGEKAANFHEHTSVEILWTAIPILVLIGMAVPATATLKSMYDASEADLDVMITGQQWRWRYEYLGEDVAFTSNMSTPTEQIRGEESRDEHYLLDVDEPLVLPINRKVRFLMTSDDVIHSWWVPELAVKQDTIPGFINENWVKINEPGIYRGQCAELCGVNHGFMPVVVHAMEEEEFEVWLAERKEAAEQEAMGVDREWGMEDLMARGETVYQTICSACHQSEGQGAPPAFPALANNNQLISDLDWHMDRVINGVSGAAMPAFRSTLNPVEIAAVVTYTRNAWGNETGDVVQPAVVAERIAQ, from the coding sequence ATGCATCTATCGTGGCAATGGCTGCTAACCATTACCAGTGCCTTCAGTATCACTCAAGCTCATGCTAATGGCTGGAATATGCCTGTTGGGGTCACCGATATCAGCCAAGATATTTTTGGGCTGCATATGGCGATTTTTTGGGTATGCGTGGTAATTGGAGTGATTGTATTTGGGGTGATGTTTTACTCACTATTTAAATACAGACACTCAAAAGGGGAAAAAGCGGCGAATTTTCATGAGCATACCTCCGTTGAAATTCTTTGGACCGCTATTCCTATTCTGGTTTTGATTGGAATGGCCGTGCCCGCGACGGCGACGTTGAAGAGTATGTACGACGCTTCAGAAGCTGATCTAGATGTGATGATTACTGGCCAACAATGGCGCTGGCGCTACGAGTACCTTGGTGAAGATGTTGCGTTTACATCAAATATGAGCACACCAACTGAACAAATTCGTGGAGAAGAATCGAGAGATGAACACTATTTGTTAGACGTAGATGAGCCATTGGTACTGCCGATCAATCGTAAAGTGCGCTTTTTAATGACGTCGGATGACGTTATTCACTCTTGGTGGGTGCCTGAACTAGCCGTTAAGCAGGATACGATTCCTGGGTTCATCAATGAGAATTGGGTGAAAATAAATGAACCGGGCATCTATCGTGGTCAGTGTGCTGAGCTTTGCGGCGTTAACCACGGGTTTATGCCAGTGGTTGTGCATGCGATGGAAGAAGAAGAGTTCGAAGTATGGTTGGCAGAACGTAAAGAAGCCGCAGAGCAAGAGGCTATGGGGGTTGACCGAGAGTGGGGGATGGAGGATTTGATGGCGCGGGGAGAGACCGTTTATCAGACTATCTGTTCTGCTTGTCACCAAAGCGAAGGTCAGGGGGCGCCACCCGCATTTCCTGCACTAGCCAATAATAATCAATTAATTAGTGATTTGGATTGGCATATGGATCGGGTTATTAACGGTGTTTCTGGCGCTGCTATGCCAGCATTCCGCAGTACGTTAAATCCTGTCGAAATAGCTGCTGTTGTTACTTATACCCGCAATGCTTGGGGCAATGAGACAGGTGATGTGGTGCAGCCAGCTGTGGTGGCCGAACGTATTGCACAATAA
- the hrpB gene encoding ATP-dependent helicase HrpB: MSTLPIEQHLKPIQTALDEHNRLILVAQPGAGKTTRVPLTLLNSQWAQGQKIVLLEPRRVAARLAASFMAAQLDEPVGKTVGYRMRGDSKVGPHTRLEVVTQGVLTRMLQDDPLLEGVAGIIFDEFHERSIEADLGLALSLDIQQSIRDDLRLMVMSATLDVAALKSVLGSDTSVIESTGREFPIETYYRPFSSDEALDTAAYRVVTEALANPNSRDVLVILPGVAEITRLVQMLENSTFDIEVRALHGGMPIEAQQAALKLHETRQRVIVATAIVESSVTVDGVNVVIDAGLERVPLFQPRTGLTRLTTRRVNRASADQRRGRAGRQQPGVCYRLWSQEQPLVAYGEPEIAQADLSRLALEVATWGARSPEELVWMTPPPIGAWQSSQALLRQLGVLDTAGLLTPLGKQSARWPLEPRLAVMLSKAASLNAVPLACALAALLEGRERVSGSLRDALAQRLSQPWRFPQWQRETKRLMDMASLQMSDKLPLEPLSYLLAMAYPDRVGQFISPGRFKLSNGKTATLSVSHPLANEAFIVAVSVESASSEATIYLAEPITQTALIELYPATQQWEERVTWSDAQGKLLGEAVQRHGELVLARRPLAELSGEAVQQALLRALKQRPTALFNGKVKQLQGRMALVTSIYSNVWPDWSESALLDSLDVWLAPYMTGITRFSQLEKMPFHTYLIATLSWDAQTHFERLTPSTIMAPSGNRAAIDYEPCLTGRPPVLALKLQEAFGWQDTPAVADGHVPVVIHLLSPAKRPLQVTQDLRSFWLNGYPEVRKEMRGRYPKHPWPEDPITAQATASTKRR, encoded by the coding sequence ATGTCTACGCTTCCTATTGAACAGCACCTCAAGCCGATTCAGACGGCTCTCGATGAGCATAACCGCCTAATCTTAGTCGCCCAGCCGGGGGCGGGTAAGACAACCCGCGTTCCGCTGACCTTGCTGAACAGCCAATGGGCGCAGGGCCAAAAGATAGTGTTGTTAGAGCCTCGACGGGTAGCTGCTCGTTTAGCGGCAAGCTTTATGGCCGCGCAGCTTGATGAGCCTGTCGGTAAGACAGTTGGCTATCGTATGCGAGGGGACAGCAAAGTGGGCCCGCACACACGCTTGGAGGTGGTCACCCAGGGCGTCCTAACGCGTATGTTGCAAGATGATCCTCTGCTCGAAGGCGTCGCCGGTATCATCTTCGATGAGTTCCATGAGCGCAGCATAGAAGCAGATCTTGGGCTGGCGCTATCGCTGGATATTCAGCAAAGCATTCGCGATGACTTACGACTGATGGTGATGTCTGCGACGTTAGATGTTGCTGCGTTAAAAAGCGTACTGGGCAGCGATACATCCGTGATTGAAAGTACGGGGCGTGAATTCCCAATTGAAACGTATTATCGCCCTTTTAGCAGTGATGAAGCGTTAGACACTGCCGCTTACCGAGTGGTAACCGAAGCCTTGGCGAATCCCAATAGCCGCGACGTACTGGTGATTTTACCTGGGGTGGCAGAGATAACTCGGCTAGTGCAAATGCTGGAAAATAGCACCTTTGATATTGAGGTGCGCGCATTACATGGCGGCATGCCTATTGAGGCGCAGCAAGCTGCATTGAAGTTACACGAAACTCGCCAGCGGGTGATTGTAGCGACGGCCATTGTGGAATCCAGCGTGACAGTTGATGGCGTTAATGTGGTTATTGACGCTGGCTTGGAGCGTGTACCGCTGTTTCAGCCGCGAACTGGGCTCACTCGACTGACTACCCGGCGAGTCAATCGTGCCAGCGCTGATCAACGCCGTGGTCGTGCAGGGCGGCAACAGCCGGGTGTATGTTATCGCTTGTGGTCTCAAGAGCAGCCACTGGTTGCTTACGGTGAACCTGAGATAGCCCAAGCTGATTTATCAAGGCTAGCGCTGGAAGTTGCCACATGGGGAGCGCGTTCGCCAGAAGAGTTAGTTTGGATGACACCACCGCCTATCGGCGCATGGCAAAGTAGTCAGGCTTTGCTTCGTCAGCTTGGTGTTCTTGATACAGCGGGTTTATTAACACCATTAGGTAAGCAAAGTGCGCGTTGGCCGCTTGAACCTCGTTTAGCGGTCATGCTGTCAAAAGCAGCGTCATTGAATGCAGTACCGCTCGCCTGTGCTTTAGCAGCTCTGCTAGAGGGTAGAGAGCGTGTCAGTGGCTCGCTAAGAGATGCGCTGGCTCAGCGGCTTAGCCAGCCCTGGCGATTTCCTCAATGGCAACGAGAAACCAAGCGCCTTATGGACATGGCTAGCCTTCAGATGTCAGATAAGCTACCGCTTGAGCCGCTTAGCTATCTGCTGGCGATGGCTTACCCGGATCGCGTTGGTCAATTCATCAGTCCAGGTCGGTTCAAGCTGTCCAATGGCAAAACCGCCACGCTCTCCGTTAGCCACCCCCTAGCGAATGAAGCATTTATCGTCGCTGTTAGCGTAGAGAGTGCCAGTAGTGAGGCAACAATTTACCTAGCAGAACCGATTACGCAGACAGCGCTTATTGAACTTTACCCGGCAACTCAACAGTGGGAGGAGCGTGTTACTTGGTCAGATGCCCAAGGAAAGCTTCTTGGTGAAGCTGTTCAGCGCCATGGTGAGCTTGTGTTGGCACGTCGGCCCTTAGCGGAGTTGTCTGGAGAGGCTGTCCAGCAGGCACTGCTGCGCGCATTAAAACAACGCCCTACGGCGCTTTTTAATGGCAAGGTTAAGCAGTTACAGGGCCGAATGGCGCTAGTGACGAGTATTTATTCTAACGTATGGCCTGACTGGTCAGAGAGCGCGCTATTGGACAGTTTGGACGTATGGCTGGCACCCTACATGACGGGTATAACGCGCTTCAGTCAGCTAGAAAAAATGCCATTCCATACCTACTTAATAGCAACGCTCAGTTGGGATGCGCAAACCCATTTTGAGCGTTTAACACCATCGACAATAATGGCTCCTAGCGGTAATCGAGCAGCAATTGATTATGAGCCCTGCTTAACAGGAAGGCCGCCAGTGCTTGCTTTGAAGTTACAGGAAGCGTTTGGCTGGCAGGATACTCCCGCCGTAGCGGACGGACATGTGCCTGTTGTCATTCATCTGCTTTCACCGGCAAAAAGGCCGCTTCAAGTTACTCAGGATTTACGCAGTTTTTGGTTGAATGGCTATCCAGAGGTGCGTAAAGAGATGCGTGGCCGCTACCCTAAACACCCCTGGCCAGAAGATCCAATTACCGCTCAGGCAACGGCATCTACAAAACGAAGGTAA
- the xdhC gene encoding xanthine dehydrogenase accessory protein XdhC has translation MTQPPAETWHAALDRLQRSGVPHVLATQVTSAGSTPREPGARMVITQEAVYDTLGGGTFEWQTIHAARDFLQQGRAGFHLEAFSLGGRSGQCCGGYVNVLLEVFPGAATNIALFGAGHVGREIVKLSEPLPWQVHWFDSRADVFNERDQQQSRLSCHTLSSPQEGTSALPPYCHALVLTHNHDEDYALITALLQRHDIASIGLIGSDSKWASFRGRLQREGYTAEEIERVRSPIGCIHNTKLSNKTPYAIALTVVTELLWLTDKPASLEMRGLEPNAIRAIVDDTKTTQS, from the coding sequence ATGACACAGCCCCCAGCAGAAACTTGGCACGCGGCACTCGATCGCTTGCAGCGTAGCGGTGTTCCCCACGTATTGGCCACTCAGGTAACCAGCGCGGGTTCAACCCCTCGTGAGCCCGGTGCGCGCATGGTGATCACCCAAGAGGCGGTCTATGACACGCTAGGTGGAGGCACTTTCGAGTGGCAAACTATCCACGCTGCTCGAGACTTTTTACAGCAAGGCCGCGCAGGCTTTCACTTAGAGGCATTCTCGCTAGGTGGCCGCAGCGGCCAGTGCTGTGGCGGTTATGTCAATGTGCTGCTGGAAGTGTTTCCTGGTGCCGCTACCAATATCGCTTTATTTGGTGCTGGCCATGTCGGACGAGAGATCGTAAAGCTTAGCGAACCGCTACCCTGGCAAGTACACTGGTTTGATAGCCGAGCAGATGTATTTAACGAACGCGATCAGCAGCAATCCCGACTCAGTTGCCATACGCTGAGTAGTCCACAGGAGGGAACTTCAGCCCTGCCACCCTACTGTCATGCATTGGTATTAACCCACAACCATGATGAAGATTACGCCCTTATCACCGCTTTACTACAGCGCCACGACATCGCCTCGATAGGACTAATCGGCTCTGATAGCAAATGGGCAAGTTTCCGAGGACGACTGCAGCGCGAAGGCTACACCGCTGAAGAAATAGAGCGTGTACGCAGCCCCATTGGCTGTATTCATAACACTAAACTTAGCAACAAAACCCCCTATGCGATTGCTTTGACGGTGGTAACCGAACTGCTTTGGCTAACGGACAAGCCAGCCTCACTAGAAATGCGCGGCCTTGAGCCGAACGCAATACGTGCAATTGTTGACGATACGAAAACGACTCAGAGTTAA
- a CDS encoding DUF2970 domain-containing protein, giving the protein MWSVVKSVLSALLGVQNDLKRQQDFSSGNPAAFIVTGIVITLVFVLILVGIAVIASR; this is encoded by the coding sequence ATGTGGTCAGTCGTTAAATCAGTACTGTCAGCACTGCTAGGCGTACAAAATGACCTCAAGCGGCAACAGGATTTTTCTAGCGGTAACCCCGCGGCCTTTATTGTGACGGGGATTGTAATCACGCTCGTATTTGTTTTGATTTTGGTCGGGATTGCAGTGATTGCGTCGCGATGA
- a CDS encoding TetR family transcriptional regulator C-terminal domain-containing protein, whose translation MTADTANHENASRDRIEQTILSAAEQVFSQHGYRGASLQAIADIAGLPKANILYYMGSKQLLYVRLLNRMMNRWNAVLEDITPESDPAKVLSDFIRTKMMLGQRYPEGSKLFAAEILAGAPFLSNYLSGELKEWVASRAEIIHQWSQLGKMDDIDPRWLIFLIWSATQHYTEYSAQVTGILGTEVLSETDFESICRFLEHVILKGCGISASHLSNDSSV comes from the coding sequence ATGACAGCGGATACCGCTAACCATGAAAATGCCAGCAGAGATCGCATTGAACAGACCATCCTGAGCGCTGCGGAGCAGGTGTTTTCTCAACATGGTTATCGTGGTGCCAGCCTTCAGGCAATCGCCGATATAGCAGGTCTTCCTAAGGCGAATATTCTCTATTACATGGGCAGTAAGCAGCTGCTTTATGTACGGCTGCTTAATCGAATGATGAACCGGTGGAATGCGGTACTTGAAGACATAACACCTGAAAGTGATCCAGCTAAGGTATTAAGCGATTTTATTCGTACCAAAATGATGCTGGGTCAGCGTTACCCCGAAGGTTCAAAGCTATTTGCCGCCGAGATTTTGGCTGGTGCGCCTTTCTTGAGTAATTACCTCTCTGGTGAGTTGAAAGAGTGGGTAGCTTCCCGTGCAGAAATTATTCACCAGTGGTCTCAGCTAGGGAAAATGGATGATATTGATCCACGCTGGCTTATATTCTTGATTTGGTCGGCCACCCAACATTACACGGAATACAGCGCGCAGGTAACGGGGATATTAGGGACTGAAGTGCTCAGCGAAACGGATTTCGAGTCTATTTGCCGTTTCCTTGAGCATGTTATTTTGAAAGGATGCGGTATTTCAGCGTCGCATTTATCAAACGACTCATCAGTTTAG